The genomic interval GGCGGTCTCCGTCGCCATGCAAAAGGCCGGTCTTGCCATCGCCAGCAGCGTACTGCTGTTCCTGACACCCGAGTTCGCGCGCGACCCGCTTCCTGCGCTGCGCGCCGCTGCCAGGGCTGCCAGTTGCACGCAGATAATCGGCTGCAGTGCGGCCGGCATCCTCACCGAGGAAGACTGGGTGCTGGATGCCCCGGCGGCGGCCGCGATGGTATTCGGTCCCGGCGTAAGCCTGGAAACGCGGCACGACACGCCGGGGAATGACTTGTTGCTCACTCTTGCGGCGCCCAACGCCATTCATACCGAATGGCTGGACAAGCCCGGGCGCCGTTTCGGCGGCGTTTCCGGCGACGCCACCGGGCAGGGGCCGTTCGGCGTGTGGCAGGGGGGCAAGGTGGCGCAAATCGGGCGCTGCGAGGTGGCCGTGCATGGTGCCAACGGCGTGGTCGGCGTGTCTCAGGGTGTGCGCCCCCTGAGTCAGACACCTTATGCCGTGACGCAGTCCGAAGGACTCGATGTGCAGGCGCTGGGCGGGCAGCCGGCCCTCAATGTGCTGGCCCGGGCATTGCCGCTGGAGCTGCGCAGCGACGATATCTTTCCGCTCCACCTCATCATGGCTGGCATCACTTACGGCGAGCATGTCACGGCGATTGCCGAAGGACGTTACCGTCTGGCCCCTATCATCGCGGTCAATCCCCAGGATGGCTCGGTGACCCTGTCGGTCCGTCCGTTAGAGGGAGAGCAATTGTTCTGGGCCATGCGCCAGCCGCTGGCTGCCGAAAGCGACATGCGCCTCACCGTGGAGCGCCTGCAGCAGGAGCTGGGCGGCACACCTGACTTCGGTCTGTGTTTTCCCTGCATGGGACGCGGACCTTACTTCTACGGCGGCGTGGACCGGGATTTGCAGCTCGTGCAGCAGCGTTTTCCCGGCATGCCGTTGATCGGTTTTTACGGCAACGGTGAAATTGCGCCGTTCAACGGCAGCAACCAGCTGTTCCAGTACGCCGCGGTTTTGGGGCTGTTTTCAGTTGCGGATGGAGTCGCGCGTGTTTAATCCCAGCCGCGATCAGGCGCGCCAGTTCCTTTTCGACACTTGGCGCAAATACGGCCAGCACCAGCCGCTTTCCGCGCTGGAAAGCATGGCGCTGGAAATCCTGCTGCAGCACCCGGAATACCATGCGCTGCTGAACAGCCCGGAACGCTACCTGGAGCGCGATTATTTGCCCGAGCAGGGCGAGACCAATCCCTTCCTGCACCTCAACCTGCACCTCGCCATTGCGGAGCAACTGTCGATCGATCAGCCCCCCGGCATCAAGGGACGCTACCAGAAACTTCTGGAGCAGAGCGGCGACCCACACGACGCGTTGCACCAGGTCATGGAATGCCTGGGCGAAATGATCTGGCAGGCGCAGCGCAACCGCACCTCGCCCGATCCCATGGTTTATTTCACCTGCCTCGACCGCCATGGATGAGTGGCGGCAACATTTCCTGAATTCGTCCCCCATGTTCGAGCCGCTGCGCGGCGTGGGCGAATCGCTCGAAAAGCTCGAGCGCTGGCCCACGCTGGACGAGTTGAACGCGCTGCTTTCGCCCTCCATCCGCACCGCGAGCGGCGCGGCCATCCGCTTTGTACCCCAGGACGGCAAGCCGCGGTGCATGGAAGAAAAGTACGAGGCCCGCATCTATCTCAGCGGCGAAGTGCAGACCCGCACGGAAAACTGGCACGATCTGTTCAACGCGCTGGTGTGGCTGGCGTTCCCGGAAACCAAGACGGCCATCAATGCCCTGCATTTTTCCGCCATTTCACAGTCTGCAAGTGCTGAAGCCGGAAATCGCGGTAAAACCCAGGACGTCCTGACGCTCTTCGACGAAAGCGGCGTGGTGGTGTTATATGCGGACGATGAACAGGCGGATTTGCTGCGTGAGCATCGCTGGACTGAGCTGTTCTGGGAGCGGCGCCAGGCCGTGACGGAACGAATGAAATTCGTCATTTTCGGACATTCGCTCTATGAAAAGGCGCTCAAGCCCTATGTCGGGTTCACCGGAAAAGGGCTGATGCTGAGAGTCGGATCATCATTGGCGGCTTTTCCTGGGGAACAGGCGCAGGAACTAGACCAGCTGATTGCCAGTGGGCTTGCCGAGCGGGTAAACGACGCCCTGTGCCCGGTTCCACTGCTTGGTGTGCCGGGTTGGTGGCCGGATAACGAGACCCCTGCGTTTTATCAGAACACCGAGTATTTCAGGGCGAAAAAGCCAGAACGTGTTCGGTATTAGTTAGCGCAGTAGGCTCAACACGGAGTTTGGCAAAGAATTGGCCTGCGCCAGCATCGCCGTACCTGCTTGCTGCAGAATCTGGGAACGTGTCAGGTTTGCAGTTTCTGCCGCGAAGTCCGCATCACGAATACGGCTGCGCGCGGAAGACATGTTTTCCGATGTCGTTTGCAGGTTGTTGATGGTCGCTTCAAAACGGTTTTGCAACGCGCCAAAACCGGAACGCTGGCTGTTGATGGCGGTCAGCGCCATATCGGCAATGCGCAGTGCTTGGGTTGCTCCTGCAGTAGTCGTGATATCGATGGTCGAGACTGACTGTAAGGATGACGCCACTCTGCCATTCGCTGCCAAAGCCGCGCCAAATACGCCCGATGTCAGGGCAGCACCGGTGCTGACTACGGAATATGACTTGTCGGAATCCAAGTTGACTTGTCCTCCAACCACAAGATTTCCGCCATATGGAACCGCATCTACATAGGCTTTTGTCATGGTGATGCCGCCCGCAGTCATGTCGCCTGCGGTCGTATTGGCACCCGTCGCAACCAAAGCGATATTATATCCCTCCGCCTGGGTTAGCACGATGCCGGTCGCTCCGTCCAGCTTGGCGGAAATGCCAGTCGTGCTTGCGGCATTGTTGAATGCCGAGACCGCCTGGGAGAGGCCCTCCGCTCCGGTGGGCGACGAAATCGAGAAGGCAACGTTTGCCGCAGTTGTGTTCGATCCATATACGTCGAGCGCGTAGCTGCCTGATGCGCTCAAAGTCAACGTGGTTTCGGTAAAGGCTGCAGCTTTCACCCCTGTCTGGCTCACAGTATTAATTTTTGTCGCAACATCCCGCGCGGAATCCGTTACGGCCAGCGTAATGGATCCGCTCCCGGTTGCGCCATTGATGGTGGCCGTACCCGCAGTGCTTACTACCTCGCCTGTCTGCAGTGTCGCCAGGGTAGTGCCTGCATTATACAAACCAACCGAGCGGGTGTTCTGCTTGCCAATTTCATACGTTCCATACTGGGACGTCAGGAAGTTAGTAGTGGTCGCGGTAATGGTTTGATTGGCATTGGCGCCGACTTGATACACGGCAGAGCCGAATGTGCCGTCGAACAGTTTTTGTCCGTTGAACTCAGTCGTGCTCGCGAAGCGGCTCAGTTCCTGGTTAAGTTGCGTGGCTTCCTGATTCAGCGCCTGGCGGTCGGATGCGGTATTGGTCGCGTTGGCGGCCTGCACCGCCAACTCGCGGATACGCTGCATCAGGTTGCCCATCTGCTCCATCGAACCTTCCGCTGTCTGGGCGAGGGATACGCCGTCGTTAGCATTACGACGCGCCTGGTCCATGCCACGAACCTGGGTGGTGAAACGTTCGGAAATCGCCAAACCGGCAGCATCGTCCTTTGCCGAGTTGATGCGCAAACCGGAGGACAAACGCTGCAACGATGTCGTCAGTGAAGCTTGGCTGGCGTTAAGTTGCCGTTGCGTGTTGAGCGATGGAACGTTGGTGTTGATCGTTAGTGCCAAAAATGTTCTCCGATTTGCTTTAGGCTAGGTTCTTGATAGTCCTAAGTTTCATCTGGTAGCGGAAGTTAGGCAGAAAACTTGAGGAAAATCATTTCACGGTGAGGCGGGCATGTTCCGAGGCAGAATCTCAGTGTTTCCGGTTATCATATTTCCATGGATGGAATTTCTCAGGATTTGCCCCCTCATCAGGCCAACCCCCTCGCTGACGCCGAAGCTTGCTATCGTGCCGTGCTGGTGGATGTGCCCGCGCTGCTGGCCGAAAATCGCCTGGCCGAGGCCGAAAATCTCCTGGTCGAAGTGCTCTCCCTCTACCCGGACATGGCCGAGGCACATGGAAATCTCGGCGTGATTTTTCGCTATCAGGGGCGCCTCGGGGAATCCGAGCGCCACTTGAGGCAGGCGCTGAAATCCCGCCCGGATTATCCCGAGGCGCTTAATAACCTTGGCGCGGTTTTGCTGGATACCGGTCATTTGGCGGAGGCCGAGAAGTGCTTGCGCCGGGCGCATGCGCTTCGCCCGGGCTATGCCTCGGCCTGGAATAATCTGGGCAACGTGCTGAAGGCCGGGAACCGGATTGTCAAGGCGCGCCATGCGTATTCAGAAGCGATCAAAATCGCGCCGGACTATGCCGAGGCGCACTGGAACCGCGCGTTGGTTTACCTGTTGCAGGGCGATTTCAACAATGGCTGGCGCGAGTACGAGTGGCGTCTCAGACGTCCGGATACGCGCCACCTGTATCCCGATTTTTCCACCCCGGCCTGGCAGGGTGAAAACCTGGGCGGCAGAACCATTCTGCTCTACGCCGAGCAGGGCATGGGAGATACGCTGCAGTTTGTCCGCTTTGCGCCGCTGGTGGCGGCACGGGGCGGGCGGGTGGTGCTGCGCTGCCAGCCGCTGCTGAAACGCCTGTTGCAATCCGTGGCGGGCGTGGATGCCGTGGTGGCGGAGGGCGAGCCCCTGCCTCATTTCGACGTGCATTGCGCACTCCTGAGCCTGCCCCTGTGGCTGGGTGTGGACGATGAGCGCAATATTCCTGCCGATGTCCCTTACCTGCATGCAGAGCCCGGCTTGCGCGAACGATGGGCGGCGCGCTTGCCTGCCGGCGGCAGGATGCGCGTGGGGCTGGTGTGGGCCGGGGCGCCGCGCCCGGGCGATCTTGACTCCAATCTGATCGACCGCCGTCGCAGCTTGTCTCTTTCCGCTTTCGCGCCCCTCCTGGATTTGCCCGGAATCGACTTCTTCAGCCTGCAAAAAGGCACGGCCGGCCTTGAGGCGCACGGGTACCCCGGCAAGTTGATTGACCTGATGGACGAGGTCCACGATTTTACCGATACGGCGGCCCTGGTTTCGCAACTGGATCTGGTGATCAGCGTCGACACCTCAGTCGCCCACCTGGCTGGCGCGCTGGGAAAGCCGGTGTGGCTGCTCTCGCGCTTCGACGGCTGCTGGCGCTGGATGCTGGAGCGCGACGACAGCCCGTGGTATCCGAATCTGCGTCTGTTCCGTCAGACCGTGCAGGGCAACTGGCAACCCGTGATCGAACGGGTGACCGAAGCGCTCAGGGCTTATCCCGTTCCCGGTCGGGTAAAGCCTGATTCAGGCCCGGCAATCGAGGAACAGGTCTGTGCTGCGATGCGTAGCCTGGAAACCGGACGGGTTGACGAGGCCCGCAGTGCCCTGCAAAAGGCACTGGAACAGGCGCCTGGATCGGCCCTCGCGCTCTATGCGCGCGGCCTGGTAGAGCTGAAATCGGGGAACACCGAACAAGCGATCCCGTGGCTTGAGCAGAGCGTTGCGCATGACGGCGCTTCAGCGGAAGCGCTGGCGACCCTCGGCGATGCGTACCGGCAGGTGGGCCGTCTGGACGAGGCGGAGCGCTGCCTGGGCGACGCATTGAGCCTCGCCCCCGATTATGCCGAAGCCCACAACAACCTGGGTACGCTGCATCTGGTGAGAAAACAGTTGCAACAGGCGGTCGCTGCGTTCTCCAGCGCGATTCGCTTCAAGCCGGAAATGGCGATGGCGCACTTCAATCTCGGCGTGGCCTACCGCGAGCTTAATCAGCTGGAAAACGCCGCCCTGGCTTTCCAGAATGCCGTTGCCGGGAGGCCGGAGTTCGCCGAGGCGCATGCGTCGCTCGGCATGGCATGGCTGCTGATGGGCAGGATGCGCGAGGGGTTCGCCGAATACGAGTGGCGCCTGCGGCTCAAGCCGCCGCGCCACCCCGGGCCGCAGTGGGACGGACTGATCGTCCCCGGGGCTACCCTGTTGGTCCATTTCGAGCAGGGCTACGGCGACGCCATCCAGTTTGCGCGCTACCTGCCTTTCATCGCGCGGCAAGGAATGCGCGTGGTAGTGCAGTGCGCACCGGCGTTGCAAAACCTGATTCGCGACATGGAGGCGGTGACGGCGGTATATGGATTCGAGGAGCAATTGCCGCCCTTCGATGCCCATTGCGCCTTGCTGAGCTTGCCCAGCCTTTTCCAGACGGCTCTGGATAAGATTCCCGTCAATGTGCCTTATCTGAATATTTCCGTGGAGAAATCCGCTGTCTGGCGCGAGCGCCTGGCCTGCTATGCAGGCACGATCAAGATCGGTCTGTGCTGGCAGGGCAATGCGCGGCACGGGGCCGACAGCGAGCGTTCCATCGAACTGCTCCAGTTCGAACAGATGGCGAAAATGCCCGGCGTGACCTGGATCAGCCTGCAAAATCGGGCACCCACCGCGCAGGAAGGTGGCAGCGCGGAACGTCTCGGACTGGTCGACGTATCTGCTCAACTGGCGAATTTTACCGATACTGCAGCCCTGATCGGACAGCTCGATCTGGTCGTCTCGGTGGATACGGCCGTGGCGCATCTGGCTGGCGCGCTGAACCGGTCCGTGTGGACGCTTGTTCGTTATGCGCCGGACTGGCGCTGGCTGCTCGAACGTGACGATTCGCCCTGGTACCCGGGCATGCGCCTGTTCCGCCAGCGCGAACCGGGCGGCTGGGCAGAGGTGGTGGCAGAAGTCGACAAGACCCTGCGCGGCGTGATGGACTCCTTGCTCAATCAGCCGGAATAGAATGTCTGCATGAAAAATGAGCTTTCGTCCGGATTGAATGCGCTGCTGCAGCAGGGATTGGCCCATCACCAGGCCGGTCGTCTCGCCGAGGCGGAAGGACTCTACCGCCAGGTGCTGGCCAGCGCACCTCAGCACCCTTACGCCAATAACTACCTGGGCGTGCTGGCATCCCAGGTAGGGCGACACGATGTCGCGGCAGATCTGCTTCAGCAGGCTGTCCGGGCCGATGCGCGGGTGCCGGAATTCCACAACAATCTGGGACTTGCCCTGCAATCTCTGGGCCGTCCTGAAGAAGCCGAGGTGTCGTTCCGCCAGGCCATCCGCCTCAATCCTAAATTTCCCGAGGCGCACAACAACCTGGGCACGGTTCTGCAGGAGCGGAAACGCTTCGAGGATGCGGGCAAGGCCTTCGAACAGGCGCTGAGGCTCCGGCCGAATTATGCCGAAGCGTGGTTTAACGCGGGGAATGTGAATTTCCTTGGCGGCAAATATGAGGTGGCCGCCAAACGCTTCGAGCAGGCCATCAAATTGAAGCCGAACTACGCCAAGGCCTATTGCGGGCTGGGGCAGGTGCAGCAGCGTCTGGGCTTGATGGAGAAGGCGGAAAAGGCCTTCCAGAAAGCGCTGGAACTGCAACCCGATTTCGCCGAGGCTCATGGCAATTACGCCGCCTTGCTGCGGGAATCGGGCCGGCTTGATGAAGCGGAAAAGGCTTCTCGCAGGGCGCTGGAACTCAATCCGAACAAGGCGGAATCCTGGAATGGGCTGGGGGAGCTACATCAGCTTCTTGGGCGGATGGGCGAGGCCGAGGCAGCGTTTCGCAGGGCGATCGCGCTCAAGCCGGATTATCCCGAGGCGCACAACAATCTGGGCGTGTTGCTGGTAGAAAATGGACTGTTGGAGGAGGCGCTTAAAAGTTACCGGACAGCGCTGGAAATCAGGCCGGGATTTTTTTATGCACTGAATAATATCGGCATTGTCTACGCCAGCATGGGTCGCCTGCAAGACGCCATGGACTGCTACCGAGAAGCGTTGGCGCTGGATTCGTCTTTTGCCATGGCCCACACGAATATGGGCAATACCTATTATGAACTCGGGCAACTCGATCGGGCGCGCGAATGTTATACGCAGGCCCTGGTGGCCAATCCGGATGAGGACGTCACCCTGAGCAACTTGGGAAATGTTCTTCTGGGAGAAGGGAAACTGGAGGATGCCAAAATAGCACATCAGCGGGCGTTATCCCTCAACCCGACGAACGCTGTGGCACACAGCAACCTGATTTTTTTGATGGATTTCGATGCTCAGGCTACAACCGAGAGCCAGCAGGAAGAGCGCAAGAAGTGGAATGCACGGTATGCCGCACCGCTGCAGCAATTATGGCGAGCGCACGC from Sulfurimicrobium lacus carries:
- a CDS encoding FIST C-terminal domain-containing protein; translation: MKQVATGFATHPSASEALAHQAVSVAMQKAGLAIASSVLLFLTPEFARDPLPALRAAARAASCTQIIGCSAAGILTEEDWVLDAPAAAAMVFGPGVSLETRHDTPGNDLLLTLAAPNAIHTEWLDKPGRRFGGVSGDATGQGPFGVWQGGKVAQIGRCEVAVHGANGVVGVSQGVRPLSQTPYAVTQSEGLDVQALGGQPALNVLARALPLELRSDDIFPLHLIMAGITYGEHVTAIAEGRYRLAPIIAVNPQDGSVTLSVRPLEGEQLFWAMRQPLAAESDMRLTVERLQQELGGTPDFGLCFPCMGRGPYFYGGVDRDLQLVQQRFPGMPLIGFYGNGEIAPFNGSNQLFQYAAVLGLFSVADGVARV
- a CDS encoding DUF1841 family protein, coding for MFNPSRDQARQFLFDTWRKYGQHQPLSALESMALEILLQHPEYHALLNSPERYLERDYLPEQGETNPFLHLNLHLAIAEQLSIDQPPGIKGRYQKLLEQSGDPHDALHQVMECLGEMIWQAQRNRTSPDPMVYFTCLDRHG
- a CDS encoding DUF3025 domain-containing protein, which codes for MFEPLRGVGESLEKLERWPTLDELNALLSPSIRTASGAAIRFVPQDGKPRCMEEKYEARIYLSGEVQTRTENWHDLFNALVWLAFPETKTAINALHFSAISQSASAEAGNRGKTQDVLTLFDESGVVVLYADDEQADLLREHRWTELFWERRQAVTERMKFVIFGHSLYEKALKPYVGFTGKGLMLRVGSSLAAFPGEQAQELDQLIASGLAERVNDALCPVPLLGVPGWWPDNETPAFYQNTEYFRAKKPERVRY
- a CDS encoding flagellin produces the protein MALTINTNVPSLNTQRQLNASQASLTTSLQRLSSGLRINSAKDDAAGLAISERFTTQVRGMDQARRNANDGVSLAQTAEGSMEQMGNLMQRIRELAVQAANATNTASDRQALNQEATQLNQELSRFASTTEFNGQKLFDGTFGSAVYQVGANANQTITATTTNFLTSQYGTYEIGKQNTRSVGLYNAGTTLATLQTGEVVSTAGTATINGATGSGSITLAVTDSARDVATKINTVSQTGVKAAAFTETTLTLSASGSYALDVYGSNTTAANVAFSISSPTGAEGLSQAVSAFNNAASTTGISAKLDGATGIVLTQAEGYNIALVATGANTTAGDMTAGGITMTKAYVDAVPYGGNLVVGGQVNLDSDKSYSVVSTGAALTSGVFGAALAANGRVASSLQSVSTIDITTTAGATQALRIADMALTAINSQRSGFGALQNRFEATINNLQTTSENMSSARSRIRDADFAAETANLTRSQILQQAGTAMLAQANSLPNSVLSLLR
- a CDS encoding tetratricopeptide repeat protein, whose product is MDGISQDLPPHQANPLADAEACYRAVLVDVPALLAENRLAEAENLLVEVLSLYPDMAEAHGNLGVIFRYQGRLGESERHLRQALKSRPDYPEALNNLGAVLLDTGHLAEAEKCLRRAHALRPGYASAWNNLGNVLKAGNRIVKARHAYSEAIKIAPDYAEAHWNRALVYLLQGDFNNGWREYEWRLRRPDTRHLYPDFSTPAWQGENLGGRTILLYAEQGMGDTLQFVRFAPLVAARGGRVVLRCQPLLKRLLQSVAGVDAVVAEGEPLPHFDVHCALLSLPLWLGVDDERNIPADVPYLHAEPGLRERWAARLPAGGRMRVGLVWAGAPRPGDLDSNLIDRRRSLSLSAFAPLLDLPGIDFFSLQKGTAGLEAHGYPGKLIDLMDEVHDFTDTAALVSQLDLVISVDTSVAHLAGALGKPVWLLSRFDGCWRWMLERDDSPWYPNLRLFRQTVQGNWQPVIERVTEALRAYPVPGRVKPDSGPAIEEQVCAAMRSLETGRVDEARSALQKALEQAPGSALALYARGLVELKSGNTEQAIPWLEQSVAHDGASAEALATLGDAYRQVGRLDEAERCLGDALSLAPDYAEAHNNLGTLHLVRKQLQQAVAAFSSAIRFKPEMAMAHFNLGVAYRELNQLENAALAFQNAVAGRPEFAEAHASLGMAWLLMGRMREGFAEYEWRLRLKPPRHPGPQWDGLIVPGATLLVHFEQGYGDAIQFARYLPFIARQGMRVVVQCAPALQNLIRDMEAVTAVYGFEEQLPPFDAHCALLSLPSLFQTALDKIPVNVPYLNISVEKSAVWRERLACYAGTIKIGLCWQGNARHGADSERSIELLQFEQMAKMPGVTWISLQNRAPTAQEGGSAERLGLVDVSAQLANFTDTAALIGQLDLVVSVDTAVAHLAGALNRSVWTLVRYAPDWRWLLERDDSPWYPGMRLFRQREPGGWAEVVAEVDKTLRGVMDSLLNQPE
- a CDS encoding tetratricopeptide repeat protein; the protein is MKNELSSGLNALLQQGLAHHQAGRLAEAEGLYRQVLASAPQHPYANNYLGVLASQVGRHDVAADLLQQAVRADARVPEFHNNLGLALQSLGRPEEAEVSFRQAIRLNPKFPEAHNNLGTVLQERKRFEDAGKAFEQALRLRPNYAEAWFNAGNVNFLGGKYEVAAKRFEQAIKLKPNYAKAYCGLGQVQQRLGLMEKAEKAFQKALELQPDFAEAHGNYAALLRESGRLDEAEKASRRALELNPNKAESWNGLGELHQLLGRMGEAEAAFRRAIALKPDYPEAHNNLGVLLVENGLLEEALKSYRTALEIRPGFFYALNNIGIVYASMGRLQDAMDCYREALALDSSFAMAHTNMGNTYYELGQLDRARECYTQALVANPDEDVTLSNLGNVLLGEGKLEDAKIAHQRALSLNPTNAVAHSNLIFLMDFDAQATTESQQEERKKWNARYAAPLQQLWRAHANDRDPNRVLRVGYVSADFRMHSAAYTFEPMLCGYDRENFEVYCYSNSPRNDQMTEKLRNCVTGWRNIVGKSDADADAMIRADKIDILVDLAAHSAGNRLLLFARKPAPVQVTGWGHGHGTGLDAMDYLFGDPVSIPPDECHYFAEKIAYLPCLIPYACPDNSPPVAPLPAMKNGYVTFGCFSRLVKISESSLALWAEILLAMPEARLIVKAKELDDVTQRLRIADKMAECGVGAERLTLLGRTSWYEHMAAYGAVDIALDPFPHGGGIGTFEALWMGVPVVTLKGPSLPSRVTAAIETALGLEDWVADNREAYLVLARNKASNPRALAELRARLREQVKASPAGNPVTITGMVEQNYRKMWREWLTNKDVQK